One part of the Haemophilus parainfluenzae genome encodes these proteins:
- the mltF gene encoding membrane-bound lytic murein transglycosylase MltF: MKGLFLRIIAAFALLLWAIDMVFPWQKIMQSEQNPYAAIKNRGSLIIGTINNPIYYFIGNEGESGLEYELAKNFADYLGVRLQIKTLENNDQLFNELENNNIDIAAANLLFQPQRAEKFQLGPSYTSTSWQLVYKKGENRPKDLAQVQQEIMISAGEDLEKLLSQAQKKLPALKWQNNKQLTQEELLIQVAEGKIPYTIANSIDVAATQQIRPNLAIAFDLTDEMTVHWYLSNKSYNELQAGLLDFMNNALETGIIDRIEEKYFRHITAFDYVDTQAYLEAVEKILPQYQPLFEKYKGNLDWRLLAAIAYQESHWDPYATSPTGVRGMMMLTKDTATRMNINNRTDAEQSIKAGSEYLHWLLNQMPDSISEEDRIWYSLAAYNMGLGHILDARRLTKKLGGNPDNWLDVKNNLQLLSEKRHYSNLKYGYARGYEAYQYVENIRRYMNSIVNYHRVQENQATATE; encoded by the coding sequence TTGAAAGGTTTATTTCTACGTATTATTGCTGCTTTTGCATTATTACTTTGGGCCATTGATATGGTGTTCCCTTGGCAAAAAATTATGCAGTCAGAGCAAAACCCTTATGCTGCGATCAAAAACCGCGGTAGCCTTATTATCGGTACCATTAACAATCCCATCTACTATTTTATTGGGAATGAGGGGGAATCGGGCTTAGAATACGAATTAGCTAAAAATTTTGCAGATTATTTAGGGGTTCGTTTACAAATTAAAACCTTAGAAAATAACGATCAACTTTTTAACGAATTAGAAAACAACAATATTGATATTGCTGCTGCGAATCTTTTGTTCCAGCCTCAACGTGCAGAAAAATTTCAGTTAGGGCCCTCTTATACTTCTACCTCTTGGCAGCTTGTGTATAAAAAAGGGGAAAATCGCCCGAAAGATTTGGCTCAAGTCCAGCAAGAAATTATGATTTCTGCGGGAGAAGACTTAGAAAAATTACTATCTCAAGCACAGAAAAAACTCCCTGCACTTAAATGGCAGAATAACAAGCAGTTGACCCAAGAGGAATTGTTAATTCAAGTGGCGGAAGGGAAAATTCCTTACACCATCGCCAATAGTATTGATGTGGCTGCGACACAACAAATTCGCCCTAACTTAGCGATTGCATTTGACCTAACGGATGAAATGACCGTGCATTGGTATCTTTCCAATAAATCCTATAATGAGCTACAAGCAGGCTTGTTGGATTTTATGAATAATGCCCTTGAAACAGGAATAATTGATCGCATTGAGGAAAAATACTTCCGTCATATTACCGCCTTTGATTATGTGGATACTCAGGCTTATTTAGAGGCCGTAGAAAAAATTCTACCCCAATATCAACCGCTCTTTGAAAAATACAAAGGGAATTTAGACTGGCGATTATTAGCGGCTATAGCCTACCAAGAATCCCATTGGGATCCTTATGCGACCTCGCCTACAGGTGTACGAGGCATGATGATGCTAACCAAAGATACCGCTACACGTATGAATATTAATAACCGTACCGATGCCGAACAAAGTATAAAGGCGGGCTCGGAATATTTACATTGGCTACTCAATCAAATGCCTGATAGTATTTCAGAAGAAGATCGAATTTGGTATTCTTTAGCCGCATACAATATGGGCTTAGGACATATTCTAGATGCTCGACGCCTAACTAAAAAGTTAGGAGGAAACCCAGATAACTGGTTAGATGTAAAAAATAATCTTCAACTATTATCAGAAAAACGTCATTATTCTAACTTAAAATATGGCTATGCTCGCGGTTATGAAGCCTACCAATATGTCGAGAATATTCGCCGTTACATGAACAGTATTGTGAATTATCATCGTGTTCAAGAAAACCAAGCGACCGCAACAGAATAA
- a CDS encoding transferrin-binding protein-like solute binding protein, whose product MSDKIFGGINGEMKDAISGGVLASEGSDVNRPLTRDIRDLTIIDKSGKLVDIDILRRAGDIDPWTYEEYNDLYNLRKEGQTILSNSNFQASAFGTYFDNLSGNQYFFAQGLPTAIAQIPTTGLVEYKGGAAYQKDGSNSERSEMKATADFANKVIDINITEKANAVPGMNFGGKITGNSFVGEVNGIKTQGGFFGENAKEMTGLFINEADQSRGAFGGIKE is encoded by the coding sequence TTGAGTGATAAGATCTTTGGTGGCATTAATGGTGAGATGAAGGATGCTATTTCTGGGGGCGTTTTAGCCTCAGAAGGAAGCGATGTAAATCGTCCGTTAACTCGAGATATACGAGATCTGACAATAATTGATAAATCAGGTAAATTAGTTGACATTGATATCTTGAGAAGAGCTGGGGATATTGACCCATGGACTTATGAAGAATATAACGATTTATATAATCTTCGTAAAGAAGGACAAACTATTTTAAGTAATAGCAATTTTCAAGCTAGTGCATTTGGTACATATTTTGACAACTTAAGTGGTAATCAATATTTCTTTGCACAAGGCTTACCGACAGCTATAGCACAAATCCCAACAACAGGATTGGTGGAGTATAAAGGTGGTGCAGCTTATCAAAAAGATGGAAGTAATAGTGAGCGTAGTGAAATGAAAGCTACAGCTGATTTTGCTAATAAAGTCATTGATATTAATATTACGGAAAAAGCTAATGCCGTACCAGGTATGAATTTTGGTGGTAAAATCACAGGTAATAGCTTTGTAGGTGAAGTAAATGGTATCAAAACCCAAGGAGGTTTCTTTGGTGAAAATGCCAAGGAAATGACAGGGTTATTTATTAATGAAGCAGATCAATCTCGTGGAGCATTCGGTGGCATTAAAGAATGA
- a CDS encoding TonB-dependent receptor plug domain-containing protein, producing the protein MTHKFLLSLGAFCVAFTLQAYAEEQTTLDTITVNANASEVKANQIKKTRKAIQEELISDNYDLVRYATDVGISDNGRRNKGFAMRGVEGNRVGICIDGVNLPESEENSLYARYGNFNSSRLSIDPELVQGIDIMRGSDSFNAGSGSLGGSVNYRTLGADDIILPNKKWGVLLKNGYASKNSEWTHTLGMAYKDDKFDATLLYSYRNGHEMKSRGKGQDILGNARGIPDPSHHKNHSYLAKVGYFITQTQRVSASFNAQKANNFVDEKSYQLAGLWRESDDISKRYNANVAYEYFPENSRWLSYLKTELDFQKTNIGSKNYKGGHRYNSDFSAYIGKDLIEIQDTSMNSRFMRASLRADFMPWESREKSCRGSPKISRGSQKSCRGS; encoded by the coding sequence ATGACTCATAAATTTCTCCTTTCTTTAGGTGCATTCTGTGTAGCCTTCACTTTACAAGCTTACGCAGAAGAACAAACAACATTAGATACAATTACTGTTAATGCTAATGCCTCTGAAGTCAAAGCAAATCAAATAAAAAAGACACGTAAAGCTATCCAAGAAGAACTTATTTCTGATAACTATGACTTAGTACGTTATGCCACTGATGTGGGTATTAGCGATAATGGCCGTCGTAATAAAGGTTTTGCAATGCGTGGTGTTGAAGGGAATCGAGTGGGAATCTGTATTGATGGCGTTAATTTGCCCGAATCAGAAGAAAACTCACTTTATGCACGTTATGGTAACTTTAATAGCTCACGATTAAGTATTGACCCTGAATTAGTACAAGGTATTGATATTATGCGTGGTTCAGATTCTTTCAATGCAGGAAGTGGATCATTAGGCGGTTCAGTAAATTACCGCACTTTAGGTGCTGATGATATTATTCTACCAAATAAAAAATGGGGTGTATTGCTTAAAAACGGTTATGCGAGTAAAAATAGCGAATGGACACACACTTTAGGTATGGCTTATAAAGATGACAAATTTGATGCAACTTTGCTCTATTCCTATCGCAATGGGCATGAAATGAAAAGTAGAGGCAAGGGACAAGATATTTTAGGTAATGCTCGAGGTATTCCTGATCCATCCCATCATAAAAATCATAGCTACTTAGCTAAAGTTGGCTATTTTATTACTCAGACACAACGTGTAAGTGCATCATTTAACGCTCAAAAAGCAAATAATTTTGTTGATGAAAAGTCTTATCAACTTGCAGGGCTTTGGCGGGAGTCGGATGATATTAGTAAACGATATAATGCAAATGTTGCTTACGAATATTTTCCAGAAAATAGCCGCTGGTTAAGTTACCTAAAGACCGAACTAGATTTTCAAAAAACCAATATTGGCTCAAAAAATTATAAGGGTGGACATCGCTATAATTCTGATTTTAGTGCATACATAGGAAAAGATTTAATTGAAATCCAGGACACGAGTATGAATAGCCGTTTTATGCGAGCTTCTCTACGAGCAGATTTCATGCCATGGGAAAGCCGAGAGAAAAGCTGCAGAGGAAGCCCAAAAATCAGCAGAGGAAGCCAAAAAAGTTGCAGAGGAAGCTAA
- a CDS encoding TonB-dependent receptor domain-containing protein: protein MSQKDFDNRNDHEYPNVGDNGSSAKDSESIQHPVRTRSFFAQLQDHVMWNDIFSSQLGIRYDWDELVPQDLKAFCRACSRKPASNTFQSLSGSFGLEAQLNDIWKIGYNISTGFRIPTASEMYFSFEHPSGNWRPNPDLKAEQALNQSIYIQAEYQLGTFGLNFYHTHYKNFLTEQESTYKKRNPYYNAYSASYGQQAYYTTIAQQAINIDQARISGIEFTSKVNLDQIISVIPQGWKFTANLGYAKGKLSGTEASLLSIQPIKVILGIGYEDPNDLWGVNVKASYLGAKKAKDAQIVQYSTNFVREVKTYPYLNNSAVLFDLYGFYKINQNITLRAGLYNLFNRKYHTWDTLRGINKISTTDSVDKEGKGLERFYAPGRNFAASVEIHF, encoded by the coding sequence ATTTCACAAAAAGATTTTGATAATCGCAATGATCATGAATATCCCAATGTAGGTGACAATGGTAGTAGTGCTAAAGATAGTGAATCTATTCAACATCCAGTCAGAACCCGTTCATTTTTCGCTCAATTACAAGATCATGTCATGTGGAATGATATTTTTTCTAGTCAATTAGGTATTCGTTATGACTGGGATGAATTAGTACCGCAAGATTTAAAAGCCTTTTGCCGAGCTTGTAGCCGTAAACCCGCATCAAATACCTTTCAAAGTTTAAGTGGCTCGTTTGGATTAGAGGCTCAGCTTAATGATATTTGGAAGATCGGCTATAACATTTCTACTGGCTTTCGCATTCCAACCGCTTCAGAAATGTACTTCTCTTTTGAACATCCCTCAGGTAACTGGAGACCAAACCCTGATTTAAAAGCTGAACAAGCATTAAATCAATCTATCTATATCCAAGCAGAGTATCAATTAGGTACATTTGGGCTGAATTTTTATCACACACATTATAAAAATTTCTTAACTGAGCAAGAGTCAACTTATAAAAAACGTAACCCGTATTACAATGCCTATAGTGCAAGTTATGGTCAACAAGCTTATTACACAACGATTGCCCAACAAGCTATAAACATTGATCAAGCGCGTATCTCTGGTATTGAATTCACGAGTAAAGTTAATTTAGATCAGATTATTTCTGTAATTCCACAAGGTTGGAAATTTACAGCAAATCTCGGTTATGCAAAAGGGAAACTAAGTGGTACTGAGGCTAGCCTACTTTCTATCCAACCAATCAAAGTAATTTTAGGAATTGGCTATGAAGATCCAAATGATCTCTGGGGAGTTAACGTCAAAGCGAGTTATCTTGGTGCTAAAAAAGCTAAAGATGCCCAAATAGTACAATATTCAACTAACTTTGTTAGAGAAGTAAAAACTTACCCTTATCTTAATAATTCGGCAGTATTATTTGATTTGTATGGTTTCTATAAAATCAATCAAAATATTACACTCCGAGCAGGACTTTATAACTTATTTAATCGCAAATATCACACTTGGGATACCCTACGTGGTATTAACAAAATAAGTACGACTGATTCAGTTGATAAAGAAGGGAAAGGTTTAGAGCGTTTTTATGCGCCAGGGCGTAATTTCGCAGCATCTGTTGAAATTCATTTTTAA